aaagtcacgatccttgtccacaacgacccgcttctccagtgcaagctccaagtacctaacgatctgcaaggcatgtaacagaatgatcaacaaactagttgagcgagttcacagaaagtaaatgcgtaatagtaagttcgtttgtaacaggtggctctactgggccgattgtatgttctattggtggtggtgttccacgttactggtggtggtgttccacgttactggtggtggtgttccacgttactggtggtggtgttccacgttactggtggtggtgttacacgttactggtggtggtgttccacgttactggtggtggtgttccacgttactggtggtggtgttccacgttactggtggtggtgttccacgttactggtggtggtgttccacgttactggtggtggtgttccacgttgtataaccactagactactcgtaactatgggtatccttcacaaccgaggatagtaaagtggtagtctagtcatagtgtcaatagagtatctaatcaacctttcaatcccattcccaacaccccgggaatcccatgccttggtaagagtgtgaactcaccttggtttgctcggtatattattgcttctagggtttttaaatctctaagtccgatacacacgacctaggatatattgcacatgattcgttccattagggtttacaaatcctcgatattcaaacaacggtgctttgtgtgtttattgtgtacacaaCGATATTACATATACTGTTCACACATGCAGAATCATACCGTTTCACGCAATTGTTCACACAGAATCATACGTCATGCAGGCAGGACtaacataatatatcatgcagtTACTTGTTTCAATTGAACAATTATACAGCATCAAACAGTTACACAAtatcagacaagtgtgtgtggggggggggggggggtttccctgtTTGAAACTCGGATATCACATGACATAGCATACAATAAACTCAGACTGTCATGATACACACACAAGCTTGGACCCTTGATACATTCTTTAAACTCGGGCCCAATATAATAACAAACTCGGTCCATCATTGAtctttaataaactcggaccaatgatGATCCATTATACTCGGTCCAAAGACAAACttattatactcggaccaaagacaagattatactcggaccacacatgctcattaaactcggtccaacatAGAgtcaataaactcggtccactagccaatcaattaaactcggacccctcaATTCATTTAAACTCGAAATAAGTTaatttcattaaactcggacctaaggtgtgtccattaaactcggacatgtttaacttaattaaactcggaccaagtcaAGTGTTTATATTCGGACCACAACACTAAGGAATTAAATTCGGACCATATACTAaggaattaaactcggaccatatactAAGGGATTAAACTCGGTCAAACATTTAgtatattaaactcggacaacatcaAGCAAATAAGATCGGACTATACATGGTAGTTAAACTCGGTCCTTTTATTCATTCCATTAAACTCGGATCAAGTATGTTTTATAACTAAACTCGGGCACTTGATGTTTGCTAATAAACTCAGACAATAATCAAACTCAGGCAAATAATAACTCAGACTAATCAATCATACGAATGTTCAATTCAGAAGACAATCACATCAGTTACGTTATCATACGacacaaaaccctaattcatacacacTGACGGCAGAATCTAAATCAACTGATCGATGTCAAGCAACAGTAATCATCTCAAGAGCAATCTATCAATCATGCagttaatcatcatcataatcacaattatccatcATCAAAccaaaatcacagaatatcacaAGAGCAattagggttttccatgaacacattCCATGAACACCAAAACcaagaaatcaatcaacaatcaatcatgaacaatgattaaacaattaccttgaatgattctagaggaagaggaatcaagtgtgatgatttTCTTGCCAATGATAagggtgatgatgattgctaggggattagagagtgAAAGTACGTGATttagttttgtgtgcaaatgattagagaaatgagattagggttaagtatttaggatttcactaattaccatctacatccctaagtattataatttacaaatgcacaccatctcataactgtttcatagtttcaccaccaagtttacacatttgacaagtttcacaaataaccaacaactatacacaatcaaacaatcaaaacatatataatttcatggcaatcaatacatgatcgtgcaataaatacgaaatagaaatcttggaaatttgagttgtcacagctgggaaaagcacctccctttggtggagttttcttacaataatagttatcacaccagcatacaagccgctccattcgaggcattgtacggacgtaaatgccggtcacctctctgttcggcagaggtgggggataatcagattacgggtccagagattgtagtggacgccacagaaaagattgcacagatacgacaacgcatggcgacagcacgcgaccgtcagaaagcctacgcggataagcgtacgaagccattggaatttcaggtcggggaccgggtattacttaaagtctcaccctggaagggtgtggttcgttttggcaaacgaggcaaactcaatccgcggtatgtcggaccattcgagatcatagaaagaataggcccagtagcctacagactgaacctaccagctgaactcggtgcagttcacaatgtgtttcacgtgtcgaatctgaagaagttcctgtcagatgagaccctcataattccttttaaggaactcactattgacgagcggttgctgttcgtcgaggaaccagttgaaatcacggaccgggatgttaaggtcctcaaaagcaagagaatccctcttgttcgagttcgttggaactcccgacgtggcccagagtacacctgggaacgcgaagaacagatgacagaaaagtacccccaattattcgaaaccaatgcaaccactactgaggctgaagctactactactgaatttcgggacgaaattccaaatcaacggggggatgatgtgacaccccaggaaaaccagtgaacgatataacttacctagcttcctcagtgagtgcgtaccaaatttcgggacgaaatttcttctaagttggggataatgtgacaactcgaattttttttttgggtaaagggttaccccggtgattctatatattcacaaacaCATAAAAACAAGTAGTATGGAGAGTCCATACTAGTTCTAACATGGGACAACCCCCCATGAAAGTAAACCAGAAAGAACCAGAAAACAAGCACGCAAACAAAACCACTAGACAAACATCTAGGCTAAAAAACTTAGACACCTATCAATACAGTCTAGCCCGCGTCTTCTAGCATCCCATCCTCATGAATATCCCACACCTCTAGAAAGCGTCTAATTTTATCCATTCTTTTGTACTTAGCTCCCATAAGTTTGTATCGAACAGTCTGAAGAATCAAGGAGGTAATAGTATCCGGAGGTcttgtttgatttttaaacagTCTAGCATTACGCTCTTGCCAAATGAAGTACGCTGAAGCTGCAACTGTGAGACGGCTAGAGTAATTGAAAACCGATTTAGACGCTCCTCTCGCTAAGAGCCAATTTATCACATCAGTCCACTTCGGTTCAACAGTGGCCATATTCACCTTATCCCTAACTGAGAGCCAAATCTGAGTCGAGAACTTACATTCGAAAAACAGATGCTCGAGAGAGTCATTATTTTCGAAACACAATAAACAGCACATCATGTTCATATTCTTTCTTCTCGACTGATCCCATTGAAGAATTTTATCCTAAGTCAAGAGTTTCCTACGCATGATAAGCCACATAAGGAAAGCATGCCGAGGAATGCATTGAGAAAACCAAACCACTTTCCCCCATTCTACTTCCGTCTCCCTGGCACGGATAGAATCCCACACGCACGCAGACGAATACTCAAACGATTTATCCCCATCCTTCCAAAGAAGACGGTCTCTACGGTTCGGAGTAAGCCGTATGGTATCAAGCTGAATCAATACCGGAAATAAATCTCTCCAAGCCGCAGGCCACTTCCACGAGCCATCCGCCCAGACATTACTGACCGAATCCTGAAGGGAAAACCCAGCTGCATGAATAATACGAGGAGATATGAATCTGGCTAAAGGGCCGCACTCACACCAACGGTCATACCATGCGGATGTCATCCCCCCGTCACCAAGTTTTGACCAAATAAAATTCCTAATAATTGGTCGTAACTGCAAAATCTTCCTCCAACTCCAGCAACACACTGAAGGAATCCTGCACTCCCAGAAGTTAGAATTCCTTAACCTGTTAGAGTATATCCATTGCACCCAAAGAGAATCCCGCTTGGTAATAATACTCCATATATGCGAAACCATAAGAGCCATATTGACATCTTGAATCCTTCGCAACCCAAGACCCCCTTCGTATTTCGGCTTACATATAGAGTTCCACGAAACTTTAGTTTTCCCTCTTTGAAATGAAGTATCTTGAGACCACAGAAAATTTCTCATTTTTGTTTCTAACTCCTTGATAACTCTAGCCGGAAGAATTAACACGGAAGCCCAACAAATGTGCATAGAAGATAAGACAGAGAGCATCAGCTGAAGCCTACCCGCAAAAGACAAAAGGCGATTCCTCCAATTTAAAATACGCTTCTCCAATCTCTCAATTAAAATACTACAGTCTTTGTATAAGAGCCTAGTCGAAATCAACGGGACCCCCAAATACCTGACCGGTAACTCACCTTCAACAAACGGCATGATTCCTAGAATAGCCTCCTTAACATGCTGCGGAACATTACAAAAAAAGCTGGTACTCTTTTGAACATTGGGAATCAAGCCCGACATATGAGAAAATTGAGAAAGAGCATTCATAATACATGAAACCGACCTCACGTCCCCCCTAGCAAACAGAAACAAATCATCCGCAAAGCACAGGTTTATAATGCGTTGACGTTGGCATTTGTTATGGAACCTGAAGGATGAATCAATAGAAGAGGCATGTTGTAACTGACACGTCAAAACTTCCATCACCAATGTGAATAGGTAAGGAGATATAGGGTCTCCTTGTCGGAGGCCCCGTTTGCCCTTGAAATAACCATGAACACTACCATTCACACAAATAGAATAAGATGGAGTAGAGACACAAAGCATGATCCACTTAATCATCAGCTGATTGAAGGCGAAACCCAGCAATACATCTTCAAGAAATTTCCAATCCACAGTGTCGTAAGCCTTTTGTATGTCAACCTTAAATGCACACCTAGGAGGGCCATAATCtttatgataattatgcattaattcctGCGTGAGAAGAATATTGTCCGATATTTTCCTACCAGGAACGAAGGCTGATTGATTAATACTAACAATGTCATTAAGGGCCACCTTCAACCGATCCGACAGAATTTTACTGATGCACTTGTAAATAACATTACAACAAGCAATGGGTCGAAAGTCTTTTACCGTAGCAGGGGTAGTCATTTTCGGTAATAGCACAATAAGAGTATGATTTATCTCTTGAAGCAACCGGCCTGCATTAAAAAAATCCATAACGGCATTTGTAACATCCGTTCCAACAATATCCCACGAGCTCTTGAAAAGGCCGCTGTGTAGCCATCAGGACCCGGAGCTTTATCATTACCAATAGCAAAAATAGCCGATTTTACCTCCTCCACTGTAATAGACCGAACCATGAAATCCGCAACGTTCCGGCTTAGACGATTATGAAACATCTCCGGCGACAGAACCGAAGACGTATCCCCTTCACTCCCTAAGAACGTCTCATAAAAATTGACAAAAGCTTCCGGAACTGCCTGACCTTCACAAAACATCCCATTTACATCCGTAATGCCTTCAATACGAGTTCGATGGTTTCTAGATTTCAGCGACAAATGAAAAAATTTTGAGTTGGCATCCCCCGCTCGTAACCAAGCCACTTTAGATTTTTGCTTTAGAAATCTTTCCTCATCCAGGCACGCTTCTTGAAATGCACGAGTAGCCGCGACTTCTTCACGTCTAGCGCTTTCATTGAACGGATCTTTCTCTACATCCCTCTGAATGGCATCCAATTTCCCACGCATCTCTTCTACCTTTTTATGAAGATTACCCTGCTTAAATAAAAGAGATCTAAGAGGAGACTTAAGAGCACGAAGCTTTTTGACCAAACGGAATTGATGCACTCCCGAAATTGCCAGATCCCAATTATTCTTAACCACATCCAAATAACCCGGTTTATAAAccaaaaagtttgcaaacttgAAAGAACTTGCTTTTCTCCTTACTGTCTTGTTGATTCTAAGAATGCACGGGCAATGGTCCGATACACGATATGGTTGAAACATCGCCACCGCTTCCGGGTAGTCACTAACAAAATGAATGTTACTCATGGCTCTATCGATCTTCTTTAGTAAACCAACCCCTTTCTTTGGCTTTTGAGTCCACGTGAAGTGGAAACCTATGCTTTTAATATCTGCCACTTGAAGCTGATTAACACACTCTTGAAAGTCCCGCATACTAGTAGAGATACCAGAGGATCCCATTGATTTATCTTCCAAATTCAACGCAGAGTTAAAATCACCCATTAAAATCCAAGGTTGATTACCCACTAGAACTTTATGTCTAGCCAAATGGCTCCATAAATCTCTCCTAGTAATATAGGAATTAGAAGCATAAACAATCGAACAGAAGATAACCTTTTTGTCGCTTTTAATCGTCATTTGCACATGTATCACTTGAGAAGTTTGAGCTAAAACCATTATATTAAAGACATCCGGATCCCATCCAATAATGATACGAGTACCTCTATCACAATAGCCACCATTAGACGTCCATTCCCAATTCCGGAAAACTGAACTGCACACTCTATCAAGTTTATTAATATCTACATGAGACTCGAGAATCGCACAAAAACTAACCCCATTTTCCTTCACCACCTGACGAACCTCATTTTGCTTGAGAGGACGGTTCAACCCCCTAATATTCCATGTAGCCAGACTAACCATCAGTAACCATCggagaaggagtgcttgcccctttagAGTTACTCGATTTTGACGATTCACCTACGAGGAATTCGTTCGTCTCATTGTAAATTTCTATCACCTCCTCATCATCAGAGTCATCATATCCATCTCCGTTATGTTGTTTGCTACTTTGCCCTTCATCCGCATCAGCTGAATTTAACACATCAAACGGATTTGAGGATTGAAAACCCGTTGAAATCGATTTAAGTTTCAAATCAGCTTTACGACTATTAGAGATCGGTCTATACTCAAACTTTGGTTTCGGTTTTGGTATGTTAATACCCGTTTTCCTGGCCACTTTCTTGTTATGCACACCCATATACCCATCCTCATCAATTTTAGGAGTAGACTTTGTCTTCGATCTACCTTGATTAGCTAGCGTAGTACCACCTTTTTGAACAGCAGGTTTCGGCTTCTTAGGACAAGACTCATTAGAGTGACCAAAGACACAACATGACGAGCATCTTAACGGATTCCATTCGTATTCAACGTACATAGTTTCCTTCGTAAAACCGTCTCCATTCAGATTGGGAATAGCCATAGTTACTCTTTCTTTAAGCTCTTTTTCCGCTGTCACCTCTACAAGGGCCCGAGCAAAACTACTACGACCCCAATTATCTACACACATAGACGTTGTGTACGAATCAAGCATTTTCGGCTCACCTATAGTAGTCGCAATCATACTAAGGCCATCTTCCGTGTACGCCGCAATCGGGACTTCATGAACTTTCACCCACAGTTGAACTTTCTTTACCTCCTTTTTCTCTAGCTTGGTATTAGGAGTCCATTCTTGAAGAAAAAATGGTTGCGATCTTATCAGCCACGGGCCAGCAGCTAGAGCATCCAACATCCCTTTCCGGTCTTCgaacttaaaaaagaaaaaaccatTCGCGTTCATCATTGACTTCTGCAATCCAAATTTTTTCCAGTTATTCTTGACAAAGTAATCAACTACAGGGAACGCAATTCGGTCACCCAAAAAATATCCAAACAAGGTATTCGCTAGCTTGTCTTGAACTACCCGAACAGATTCCACAGGAAGAACAATGTCACAATCTTCATGTTGCACCGAACAAGCAAGAGACCTGAAATTCACTTGTTGCACCTTTTGATTTTTCACCAAATCCGCGTAGGAAGCATGTTTAGACACATCCGTATGCTTGTTACCCATAAAACCCTGATCAGCCGCCATGACATTCCCTTCAGAAGCCGAGCCATATTTTCCTGAATTCCTAGGGTTTGCATGGGGATCGATATCCGCCGCCATAACACTTCCTCCATAAGCCGAACCAGATTTCACTTCCACAGGTTTTGAGATTTCCAACAAACCATCAATCACCGAATGATTGTTGGTAGAGTAAATACCTCGTCTAGGGAACAGATTATTCCCCTCAATGTTCGTCACCCGTAACCCTATCCCACAGACAGGTGGTGATTTCTATTCCGACCCTGGAGGGATACCATCCTCCATCGTACCATGACTTCTACCCTCCATGCACACGTAACAGCAACTGAAACAACCACTCTAGCCGACGAAAACGAACAAACAGAAACCCTATACCTGAAACCCTAGCGCCAATATCAATCCTTAACTCATTAATCCAGTgtatcaatctagctaaattaatcTCAGTTAACCGCGACCAATAACAACCAGATTAATATGAAAAGAATCTCAAATCAGCAACTATGGCGGCGATTGAGAAAGAAACGAAATTAAACCCTAACTTCAGATTGATTACTATTGCTAACTAGTTCGTTATAGAGATTTGAAGCACAAactctaatcacagactgttatacaaacGAATCTCAACGAAGAATTAGGGTTCATGATGAACAAAAATCGCCCAGGAGAGAGGGAGGGTTTAAGTTCGGgcacaactcgaatttccaagattctatttcgcatttattgcacgttcattgttcgtgtagttaattagttgcacaattgattgctatggaatgatATTCGTGTTGATGCaataaatcgtattgtgtgattgtgcatggttgtttgattaattgtgatagacttgtcaattatgtgaacttggtggtgaaactgtgaaatgcttgtaagatggtatgcttgtgtaaaatataataattcagggtgtatagggtaattagtgaaaattaaaccatacttaaccctaatccccttttcactaatcattctctcaaaatcaaaacacgtactacATCCTCTAattccctagcaatcatcaccattaTCATTTGGCAAGCTATTCGTCACTTTCGattccacatttctctagaatcaacacaaggtaaatgattattgtgtATTGATTGCTTGATTCTTATTAACttttgattcttgattatgtgttcatgaaaaccctagttcctcatataatattctgtgattttgttTTGATTCCGGATAATTGTGATTGTGATGATGCTTGGTTGCATGCTCGATAGATTatctttgtgatgattgttgttgttaagcaTAGGTTGATTGATGATTGGTTCTGCCGTCAAAATGTATGAGATTAGGGTTAGAAACCAAGAAACGTAACTGCTTTAATCTCAAAGAGCGAATGATTGAATTGttctcagagttttgtgaatgacTATGTATGTCTGAGTTTCGTAACCCTAATGTGGCTGTCTGAGTTTTTGGGATTCATGATTAGTCTGAGTTTATGAAATGCATCAAGGATCCGAATTGTATATGATGTGCAtgatggtccgagtttgttgataTACATGcacaaggtccgagtttgttgtataaaggtccgagtttgttgtataaaggtccgagtttgttgatATACATgcacaaggtccgagtttcttgaagCAAACATGTCCGAATTTCATGAAACCCTTGCCTGATCCGAGTTTAACATGGCAGCCCCACTAGTCCGAGTTTCATACATGATGTATTAGGTCCGAATTTCTTTATTATATGTCTAGATGTCCGAGTTTTCTTATGCACAAGTGTTGTCCGAGTTTGTTGATGAAACATCATGTAGTCCGAGTTTCCTAGCCCCCACACTTGGTCCGAGTTTGCCAGGAATGATCATGTCCGAGCTTTATGGCCCAAGACCCCACCCCCTCCTTGTCCGAGCTTTGTATGGGGACTCCCCTGTCCGAGTTTAAAGGGGGGGAGCTCCTTAGTCCGACTTTCTGGTGGGGTTAGGAACATCTTGTCTGACCTTTACATCAACTCTTGGTCTGAGGTTCATAATGTAGTATGGATGTATTGCATTTAGAATGATGTTTTGATTGTTCTGATGATCGAATactgaatgatatatatatatatatatatatacggtttCATGATATGCATGCAGAAAACGATTATAATAAACTGCTAATAATCAATAacgagtttgatgatgatgagcACACGATTTGAATAATGTTGTCTGAACTTTATAAGTGATGTGTAGCCTGAGTTTAGGACAAACAGTTAAGGCTTACTGCATGTACTATATGTGACTATA
The sequence above is drawn from the Helianthus annuus cultivar XRQ/B chromosome 12, HanXRQr2.0-SUNRISE, whole genome shotgun sequence genome and encodes:
- the LOC110893382 gene encoding uncharacterized protein LOC110893382 is translated as MVLAQTSQVIHVQMTIKSDKKVIFCSIVYASNSYITRRDLWSHLARHKVLVGNQPWILMGDFNSALNLEDKSMGSSGISTSMRDFQECVNQLQVADIKSIGFHFTWTQKPKKGVGLLKKIDRAMSNIHFVSDYPEAVAMFQPYRVSDHCPCILRINKTVRRKASSFKFANFLVYKPGYLDVVKNNWDLAISGVHQFRLVKKLRALKSPLRSLLFKQGNLHKKVEEMRGKLDAIQRDVEKDPFNESARREEVAATRAFQEACLDEERFLKQKSKVAWLRAGDANSKFFHLSLKSRNHRTRIEGITDVNGMFCEGQAVPEAFVNFYETFLGSEGDTSSVLSPEMFHNRLSRNVADFMVRSITVEEVKSAIFAIGNDKAPGPDGYTAAFSRARGILLERMLQMPLWIFLMQAGCFKR